In Ectothiorhodospira sp. BSL-9, a single window of DNA contains:
- a CDS encoding SulP family inorganic anion transporter codes for MRSIHYQLFPFLRWQKPSREILKSDLAAGTAVALVLVPQSMAYAQLAGMPPVYGLYASLLPVIVAALWGSSNQLATGPVAVVSLLTATALIPLAAPGSSEYVALAVALAFLVGVVQLSMGILRMGALVSFISHPVIVGFTNAAALVIGLSQLNKLLGIPVDTGGHFLMGLWDMLGDVAYLHWPTLLFGVGAILIMVGLKRFIPRVPGVLAAVILTTAISWLIGFERKADIHLDQVSPPAVAEQLLKWGDFKKEKADLELQIREQKARLEAAESPEAAALRYKMELLSLRQEHVARVLKRYREEMRDVHFARLPGEEGQPDAFVAAQALDEGEEVRPSWRVTQVDGSQIRMDAGGRVIGSIPAGLPSLAMPDLSPATLAALFTAAFVIALVGFTEAVAISRALAARTGQRLNPNQELIGQGLGNLSASVSQGYPVSGSFSRSAVNLNAGARTGLSSVFTAVFILLVLLFFTPLFYHLPEAVLAAIIVMAVVGLINFKAIQHAWLASRHDGIAAIVTFVATLAVAPNLDVGILIGVALAVGLFLYRTMRPRVSELTRYEDGTLREARRYGLRADEEIGLLRFDRSLYFANAGYFEDAVLEQAARYPHARYMIVVTQGVNEIDASGEEVIRSLVQRLRARGTTLVFAGIKPQVLMVMKRTHLVDFMGEDNVFHSTEGAIATIRDRLARQKAEEGKADREEGDNERA; via the coding sequence ATGAGGTCCATTCACTACCAGTTGTTTCCCTTCCTGCGCTGGCAAAAGCCCAGCCGCGAGATTCTCAAGAGCGATCTGGCGGCAGGCACTGCCGTGGCCCTGGTGTTGGTGCCGCAATCCATGGCCTATGCCCAGTTGGCGGGCATGCCGCCGGTCTATGGCCTGTATGCCTCCCTCCTGCCGGTGATCGTGGCGGCCCTGTGGGGCTCTTCCAATCAGCTGGCCACGGGGCCGGTGGCGGTGGTCTCACTGCTCACGGCCACGGCATTGATCCCTCTGGCCGCGCCGGGTTCCAGCGAATACGTGGCCCTGGCCGTGGCGCTGGCCTTTTTGGTAGGGGTGGTTCAGTTATCCATGGGTATCCTGCGCATGGGCGCCCTGGTGAGCTTCATTTCTCATCCGGTGATCGTGGGCTTCACCAATGCAGCGGCCCTGGTCATCGGCCTGTCGCAACTCAACAAGCTTTTGGGCATCCCGGTGGACACCGGGGGGCATTTCCTCATGGGCCTTTGGGACATGCTCGGAGATGTGGCCTATCTGCACTGGCCTACCCTGTTGTTTGGCGTGGGGGCCATCCTCATCATGGTGGGGCTCAAGCGATTCATTCCCCGGGTGCCCGGCGTGCTGGCCGCCGTGATCCTCACCACTGCCATCAGCTGGCTGATCGGCTTTGAGCGCAAGGCGGATATCCACCTGGATCAGGTGTCGCCCCCGGCCGTGGCGGAACAACTGCTCAAATGGGGCGATTTCAAGAAAGAGAAAGCCGATCTGGAACTGCAGATCCGCGAGCAGAAGGCACGGCTGGAGGCGGCGGAGTCCCCCGAGGCGGCAGCGCTGAGATATAAGATGGAGCTGCTCTCGCTGCGGCAGGAACATGTGGCACGGGTGCTCAAGCGATACCGGGAAGAGATGCGTGATGTGCATTTTGCTCGCCTTCCCGGGGAGGAGGGGCAGCCGGACGCCTTCGTGGCGGCGCAAGCCCTGGATGAGGGGGAGGAGGTCCGCCCCAGTTGGCGAGTGACTCAGGTGGATGGGTCACAGATTCGCATGGACGCGGGAGGGCGGGTGATCGGCAGTATCCCGGCGGGTCTGCCGTCCCTCGCCATGCCGGATCTCTCGCCCGCTACATTGGCGGCCCTTTTTACCGCTGCCTTCGTCATTGCGCTGGTGGGGTTTACTGAGGCCGTCGCCATTTCCCGTGCCCTGGCGGCACGAACCGGTCAGCGGCTGAATCCGAACCAGGAGTTGATTGGCCAGGGGCTGGGCAACCTGTCGGCCAGCGTGAGCCAGGGCTACCCGGTGAGCGGATCCTTCTCCCGATCGGCCGTGAACCTCAATGCCGGGGCTCGAACCGGTCTGTCTTCCGTGTTCACCGCGGTATTCATCCTGCTCGTGCTCTTGTTCTTCACGCCGTTGTTTTATCACCTGCCTGAGGCGGTCCTGGCCGCAATCATTGTGATGGCGGTGGTGGGGCTGATCAATTTCAAGGCCATCCAGCATGCCTGGCTGGCCAGCCGGCATGACGGTATTGCGGCCATTGTGACCTTCGTGGCCACCCTGGCGGTGGCGCCGAATCTGGATGTGGGTATCCTCATTGGTGTGGCCCTGGCGGTAGGCCTGTTCCTGTACCGCACCATGCGGCCGCGCGTATCCGAGTTGACACGCTACGAGGACGGCACGCTGCGCGAGGCACGTCGCTACGGCCTCAGGGCTGACGAGGAGATCGGGTTGCTGCGGTTCGACCGCTCACTGTATTTCGCCAATGCCGGATACTTTGAGGACGCCGTGCTGGAGCAGGCCGCCCGTTATCCCCACGCCCGTTACATGATCGTGGTCACCCAGGGCGTGAACGAGATCGACGCCTCCGGAGAGGAGGTGATCCGCTCCCTGGTGCAGCGACTACGGGCACGGGGCACCACCCTGGTGTTTGCCGGCATCAAGCCACAGGTGTTGATGGTGATGAAGCGCACCCACCTGGTGGACTTCATGGGCGAAGACAATGTGTTCCATTCCACCGAAGGGGCGATTGCCACCATTCGGGATCGGCTGGCCAGGCAAAAGGCCGAAGAGGGTAAGGCAGACCGGGAAGAGGGTGACAACGAGCGCGCCTGA
- a CDS encoding LrgB family protein yields MAEEITDIWAFLAASPLLWLTMTLVVFQGSLWINKRLGGSPVLHPVLISMAILISILLLTGTDYDTYFDGAQFIHFLLGPATVALAIPLYENRQQIKALLLPLLVSGLAGAATAALSAVMIAYLMGAEWITLMSLAPKSVTSPIAMGVSEKLGGLPSLTAALVLLTGAIGCILAPGLIRLLRIRDDRVKGFAMGLSAHGFGTAQAFGISATAGAFAGLGLTLAGIMTAFLLPASVNWLPILIGG; encoded by the coding sequence ATGGCTGAAGAGATCACGGATATCTGGGCCTTTCTGGCCGCCAGCCCCTTGCTGTGGCTCACCATGACCCTGGTGGTGTTTCAGGGCAGCCTTTGGATCAACAAGCGTCTGGGGGGCAGCCCGGTGCTGCACCCGGTGCTGATCTCCATGGCCATTCTGATTAGCATCCTGTTGCTCACCGGCACCGATTACGACACCTATTTCGATGGTGCCCAGTTCATCCATTTCCTGCTCGGGCCGGCCACGGTGGCGCTGGCCATTCCCCTTTACGAGAATCGCCAGCAGATCAAGGCGCTGTTATTGCCACTGCTGGTCTCGGGGTTGGCGGGTGCGGCGACGGCCGCCTTGAGCGCGGTGATGATCGCCTATCTGATGGGCGCGGAATGGATCACGCTGATGTCGCTGGCGCCCAAGTCGGTGACATCACCCATCGCCATGGGGGTGTCCGAAAAGCTGGGGGGGCTGCCTTCGCTGACGGCCGCCCTGGTGCTATTGACCGGAGCCATCGGCTGCATTCTGGCCCCCGGGCTGATCCGCTTGCTGCGTATCCGGGATGATCGGGTGAAGGGATTCGCCATGGGGTTGTCAGCCCACGGGTTCGGTACTGCCCAGGCCTTCGGCATCAGCGCCACGGCCGGAGCCTTCGCCGGCCTGGGCCTGACCCTGGCGGGCATCATGACAGCTTTCCTGCTGCCCGCCTCGGTCAACTGGCTACCGATCCTCATCGGCGGTTAA
- a CDS encoding CidA/LrgA family protein: protein MSSLITAIIILLTCQLAGEVIVLWLDLPFPGPVLGMLILFGALLIRGGVPEHLKKTTDTLLRHLALLFVPAGVGLMVHFGLVARDWLPILLGLVVSTALALGVTMLLLSRLIRLRSRRAEDG from the coding sequence GTGAGCTCACTGATCACCGCCATCATCATTCTGCTCACCTGCCAACTGGCGGGAGAGGTCATCGTGCTGTGGCTGGATTTGCCCTTTCCGGGGCCGGTGCTGGGTATGCTGATCCTGTTCGGGGCGCTGTTGATTCGTGGCGGCGTGCCCGAGCATCTCAAAAAAACCACTGACACCCTGTTGCGTCACCTGGCCCTGTTGTTCGTCCCGGCCGGTGTGGGCCTGATGGTCCATTTTGGCCTGGTGGCCCGGGACTGGCTGCCGATCCTGCTGGGACTGGTGGTGAGCACGGCCCTGGCACTGGGGGTGACCATGCTGCTGCTCAGTCGGTTGATCCGGCTGCGGAGTCGGCGCGCAGAAGATGGCTGA
- a CDS encoding DUF3617 family protein: protein MRIRPLILTAAVALLLPLGVQADELDIQPGQWEFTNVTSVEGDTPFPEQTHTSTECITAEDVARGPDFLQVEENCEVSNMDMTSSSMTYDMVCVEDGMEVDMRAELQFMGDRMEGHMTANLESPMGPLVMRTDITGERIGECE, encoded by the coding sequence ATGCGCATCCGCCCCCTGATCCTGACCGCCGCCGTCGCCTTGCTGTTGCCGTTGGGTGTTCAGGCCGACGAACTGGATATCCAGCCCGGCCAATGGGAATTCACCAACGTGACCAGCGTGGAGGGTGATACCCCATTCCCGGAGCAGACCCACACCAGCACGGAATGCATCACTGCCGAGGACGTGGCCCGTGGGCCGGACTTCCTTCAGGTGGAGGAAAACTGCGAGGTGTCCAATATGGACATGACCTCATCCAGCATGACCTACGATATGGTCTGTGTGGAGGATGGCATGGAAGTGGACATGCGTGCCGAACTGCAGTTCATGGGGGATCGCATGGAAGGTCACATGACGGCCAATCTGGAGAGCCCCATGGGTCCGCTGGTGATGCGCACGGACATCACGGGGGAGCGCATCGGCGAGTGTGAGTGA
- a CDS encoding acetyl-CoA carboxylase biotin carboxylase subunit family protein has product MPKKNVFIIGLDDFNRDKLERLPQAKECEFHAALDISDIRNVDQYDIKHLIDKATRTMEAFDGTVDAITSYYDFPGTVMTPILAERFGLPGPTLESVLKCENKYWSRLEQRKVIPDHIPQFRAFDPFDDEAYAGLGLLPPFWIKPIKSFRSYLAFQINDERQFRAVMPLCREKVGFMGEPFLYLMRHFGAPPEIAEMPERFVAESPIGGWQCTLEGYSYNGRVHIYGVVDSVHEQDSSSFARYEYPSSLPLEIQHRMMDVARMVVQQFGLDNSAFNAEFFYDQTSDQVWFLEINPRVSQAHTDIFEKVHGVSHLSVMVDLALGRKPKPMERKGQFNVAGHFMFRTVESGKVVRVPSAKAIDKLRQRQPGTYVKIPVKPGQHLKDLQGQDMYSFEIANVFIGGRDQTDMLDKYDEALAVLQFDIEKDPDPVIT; this is encoded by the coding sequence GTGCCCAAGAAAAACGTCTTCATCATCGGTCTGGATGACTTCAACCGGGACAAGCTGGAGCGCTTGCCCCAGGCCAAGGAATGTGAATTCCATGCGGCACTGGATATCAGTGACATCCGCAATGTGGATCAGTACGACATCAAGCACCTGATCGACAAGGCCACACGCACCATGGAGGCCTTTGACGGTACGGTGGATGCGATCACCAGCTATTACGACTTCCCCGGCACGGTGATGACGCCCATTCTTGCCGAGCGCTTCGGCTTGCCCGGGCCCACCCTGGAGTCGGTGCTCAAGTGCGAGAACAAGTACTGGAGTCGCCTGGAACAGCGCAAGGTGATCCCGGATCACATTCCCCAGTTCCGGGCCTTCGATCCCTTTGATGATGAGGCCTATGCCGGGCTGGGTCTGCTGCCGCCGTTCTGGATCAAGCCCATCAAGTCCTTCCGCTCCTACCTGGCCTTCCAGATCAACGATGAGCGTCAGTTCAGGGCGGTGATGCCCCTGTGCCGGGAAAAGGTGGGGTTCATGGGCGAACCCTTCCTTTATCTGATGCGTCATTTCGGCGCCCCACCCGAAATCGCCGAGATGCCCGAGCGCTTCGTGGCCGAAAGCCCCATCGGCGGTTGGCAGTGCACACTGGAGGGCTATAGCTACAACGGACGGGTGCATATCTATGGCGTGGTGGACTCGGTGCACGAGCAGGACAGTTCATCCTTTGCCCGCTATGAATACCCCTCCTCACTGCCGCTGGAGATCCAGCATCGCATGATGGACGTGGCACGCATGGTGGTGCAGCAGTTCGGGCTGGATAATTCCGCTTTCAATGCGGAGTTCTTCTACGACCAGACATCCGATCAGGTGTGGTTCCTGGAGATCAACCCCCGGGTGTCCCAGGCCCATACGGATATCTTCGAGAAGGTGCACGGTGTGTCGCATCTGTCGGTGATGGTGGATCTGGCCCTGGGTCGCAAGCCCAAGCCCATGGAGCGCAAGGGCCAGTTCAACGTGGCTGGCCACTTCATGTTCCGCACCGTGGAGAGCGGCAAGGTGGTGCGGGTTCCCAGTGCCAAGGCCATCGACAAGCTGCGGCAGCGCCAACCGGGCACCTATGTGAAGATCCCGGTGAAGCCGGGGCAGCACCTCAAGGACCTGCAGGGGCAGGATATGTACAGCTTCGAGATCGCCAACGTGTTCATCGGCGGGCGCGATCAGACAGACATGCTGGACAAGTACGACGAGGCACTGGCGGTGCTGCAGTTCGATATCGAAAAGGACCCGGATCCGGTGATTACCTGA
- a CDS encoding CocE/NonD family hydrolase, giving the protein MNDASSERRVHLIENTWITMADGCRLAAKIWLPEDAEEHPVPAVLEYIPYRKRDHKALRDAEIHGFFATQGFAGVRVDIRGSGDSEGILRDEYLQQELDDGLEILRWIAAQPWCSGKVGLFGLSWGGFNGLQLAALQPPELGAVISVCSSDDRYADDVHYMGGCLLTDNLSWASTMFGFNSCPPDPQVVGERWRDMWLERLEGSGLWIHNWLQHQRRDDFWRHASVCENYDAIQVPVMAVSGWADGYSNTVFRLMRHLKGPRRGLVGPWGHKYPHMGGPGPTIDFLGECVRWWDHWLKGIDRQVEQDPMLRVWMHDRRNPLLPETSGGWVAEPHWPSPAIRSRDYQLNNGRLVPAEDAVGESETLTIQSPLSVGLFAGKWCSYAEITDLPSDQRLEDGGALVFDTQPLHEDVQMLGAAEVDLEISADKPVAMVAVRISDLAPDDRATRVTFGILNLTHREGHEDPQALEPGRPYRVTVRLNEVAQRFHAGHRIRLAISSSYWPLAWPAPEPARLTLHTAGCRLRLPQRCSGFDDASLPGLGQPRQAPTPPNTLMAPAHREWQVVHNLASNQVALNVVNNDPQVRLDDIDLTFGRQVHERYSYSNERYDTLRGEVTHERQFARGDWDVRTVTRTVLTSTRTRFVIRATLDAYEGDVRVFSKTWDETVPRDLV; this is encoded by the coding sequence ATGAACGACGCCTCATCCGAGCGCCGGGTACATCTCATCGAAAACACCTGGATCACCATGGCGGACGGTTGCCGTCTGGCGGCAAAAATCTGGCTGCCGGAGGACGCCGAAGAGCATCCGGTGCCAGCGGTGCTGGAATATATTCCCTATCGCAAGCGGGATCACAAGGCGCTGCGGGATGCGGAAATCCATGGTTTTTTTGCGACCCAGGGTTTTGCGGGCGTGCGGGTGGACATTCGTGGCAGCGGCGATTCAGAGGGCATCCTGCGGGACGAGTACCTGCAGCAGGAGCTGGATGATGGCCTGGAAATCCTTCGCTGGATCGCCGCGCAGCCCTGGTGCTCCGGCAAGGTGGGGCTGTTCGGACTGTCCTGGGGCGGATTCAACGGCCTTCAACTGGCCGCATTGCAGCCCCCGGAACTGGGGGCGGTGATCTCCGTGTGCTCCTCGGACGACCGCTACGCCGACGATGTGCACTACATGGGCGGCTGCCTGCTCACCGACAACCTCTCCTGGGCCTCCACCATGTTCGGCTTCAACTCCTGCCCGCCCGATCCCCAGGTGGTGGGTGAGCGCTGGCGCGACATGTGGCTGGAGCGGCTGGAGGGCAGTGGTCTGTGGATTCACAACTGGTTGCAGCATCAGCGCCGTGATGACTTCTGGCGTCACGCCTCGGTGTGCGAGAACTACGACGCCATACAGGTGCCGGTGATGGCGGTGAGCGGTTGGGCCGATGGCTATTCCAATACCGTGTTCCGTCTCATGCGCCACCTGAAGGGGCCGCGTCGCGGTCTGGTAGGCCCCTGGGGTCACAAGTATCCCCATATGGGCGGTCCAGGGCCCACCATCGACTTCCTGGGGGAATGCGTGCGCTGGTGGGATCACTGGCTCAAGGGCATCGACAGGCAGGTGGAGCAGGATCCGATGCTGCGGGTGTGGATGCATGACCGACGCAACCCTCTGCTGCCCGAGACCAGCGGAGGCTGGGTGGCCGAGCCACACTGGCCCAGCCCGGCCATTCGCTCCCGGGATTACCAGCTCAATAACGGGCGCCTTGTCCCGGCGGAGGATGCTGTGGGCGAGTCAGAGACGCTGACCATCCAGAGCCCCCTGAGCGTGGGCCTGTTCGCCGGTAAATGGTGTTCCTATGCCGAGATCACCGACCTGCCTTCGGATCAGCGTCTGGAGGACGGTGGCGCGTTGGTGTTCGACACACAGCCCCTGCATGAAGATGTACAGATGCTGGGGGCCGCCGAGGTGGATCTGGAAATCAGTGCCGATAAGCCCGTGGCCATGGTGGCGGTGCGCATTTCGGATCTGGCCCCGGATGACCGCGCCACGCGGGTGACCTTCGGCATCCTGAACCTGACGCATCGAGAGGGCCATGAAGACCCACAGGCGCTGGAGCCGGGTCGTCCTTACCGGGTGACCGTGCGCCTGAATGAGGTGGCTCAGCGATTTCATGCGGGGCATCGCATCCGTCTGGCCATCTCCAGTTCCTATTGGCCACTGGCCTGGCCGGCCCCCGAGCCGGCCAGGCTGACGCTGCATACCGCCGGTTGCCGCCTGCGCCTGCCTCAGCGCTGCTCCGGGTTCGACGATGCCAGCCTGCCAGGACTGGGGCAGCCCCGTCAGGCCCCCACACCCCCCAACACCTTGATGGCTCCGGCACACCGGGAGTGGCAGGTGGTACACAACCTGGCCAGCAATCAGGTAGCCCTGAATGTGGTCAATAATGATCCGCAGGTTCGCCTGGACGATATCGACCTCACTTTTGGACGTCAGGTGCATGAGCGTTACAGTTACAGCAACGAGCGTTACGACACCCTGCGCGGTGAGGTGACGCACGAACGCCAGTTTGCCCGCGGCGACTGGGATGTGCGCACGGTCACCCGCACGGTGCTCACGTCGACACGAACCCGTTTCGTGATCCGGGCCACCCTGGACGCCTACGAAGGGGATGTTCGTGTCTTTTCCAAGACCTGGGACGAGACGGTCCCCCGGGATCTGGTGTAA
- a CDS encoding NAD(P)/FAD-dependent oxidoreductase produces MSIDVAIIGGGLSGLACALTLREHGREPVILEASDNVGGRIRTDHHDGFLLDRGFQVLQTWYPEAQRFLDYDALDLRAFQTGAMVRINGRAHRVSDVWRQPTRLPEMLWSPVGHLSDKIRLLHLRHRCLQGDLNDLYQRHERDAITHLEELGFSQRIIDRFFKPFFSGVFFEPELHVSSRAFEFVFRAFALGDTALPARGMEQIPQQLAARLPEDTIQLHTRVERIENNLLHLTSGEVLRARVIVIATEGPETARLLGQNAADVPTRGTTCFYFSANQAPIDGPYLMLNGEGKGCINNVLCPSGLSEHYAPPGKTLVSVNVHGADHELDQLEGRVRGELTAWFGDEVPGWQRLAVYALPHALPVQAPPVQNPAEVPLRQRADVWTCGEYGFAPSIHWALHRGRRTAQEIAATGH; encoded by the coding sequence ATGAGCATTGATGTGGCCATCATTGGCGGCGGCCTGTCCGGGCTCGCATGCGCCCTGACGCTGCGTGAACACGGACGCGAGCCTGTCATCCTTGAAGCCTCCGACAACGTGGGCGGCCGAATCCGCACGGATCATCACGACGGGTTCCTGCTGGATCGGGGGTTTCAGGTTCTGCAGACCTGGTATCCGGAGGCCCAGCGGTTCCTGGACTACGATGCGCTGGATCTGCGTGCCTTTCAGACCGGCGCCATGGTGAGGATCAATGGACGCGCCCACCGTGTCAGTGATGTCTGGCGTCAACCCACCCGGTTGCCGGAAATGCTCTGGTCTCCCGTGGGCCATCTGAGCGACAAGATCCGCTTGCTGCATCTCCGGCACCGCTGCCTCCAGGGCGATCTGAACGATCTTTACCAGCGCCACGAACGGGATGCGATCACTCACCTGGAGGAACTGGGATTCTCGCAACGGATCATCGACCGTTTCTTCAAACCCTTCTTCAGCGGTGTGTTCTTCGAGCCGGAACTGCATGTTTCATCCCGGGCCTTCGAGTTCGTGTTCAGGGCGTTTGCCCTGGGTGATACGGCCCTGCCGGCCAGAGGCATGGAACAGATCCCCCAACAACTGGCCGCCCGCCTGCCGGAGGATACGATACAACTGCACACCCGTGTGGAGCGGATCGAGAACAACCTTCTGCACCTGACCTCAGGCGAGGTACTGCGGGCCCGGGTCATCGTCATTGCAACGGAAGGCCCGGAAACCGCTCGACTGCTGGGGCAGAATGCCGCCGATGTACCCACCCGTGGAACCACCTGCTTTTACTTCTCCGCCAACCAGGCTCCCATCGACGGGCCGTACCTCATGCTCAACGGCGAGGGCAAGGGCTGCATCAATAATGTGCTGTGCCCATCGGGTCTCTCCGAACACTATGCACCGCCCGGCAAGACGCTGGTGAGCGTCAACGTACACGGCGCTGACCATGAACTGGATCAACTCGAGGGCCGGGTGCGAGGCGAATTGACTGCCTGGTTTGGTGATGAAGTCCCGGGCTGGCAACGGCTGGCCGTGTATGCCCTGCCCCATGCCCTGCCGGTGCAGGCACCGCCGGTTCAAAACCCGGCCGAAGTGCCGCTTCGGCAACGCGCAGACGTCTGGACCTGCGGGGAATACGGTTTCGCCCCCTCAATCCATTGGGCATTGCACCGGGGCCGGCGCACCGCGCAGGAGATCGCCGCCACCGGGCACTGA
- a CDS encoding SRPBCC family protein produces the protein MVKAQSRTLIKRPLEQVFSFIVDDFIKNYPRWSPEVKSLRALTSGPLRPGWTGHQVRVDQGRRTEAEFRVVALEPGSRVSFRGIKDPFRIDYEFTPRDGHTELTFTFELAKLGFAMRPFEKLIRIAVQEGTDRTARNIKGLAETELEPLSPTPPPG, from the coding sequence ATGGTCAAAGCCCAATCCAGGACACTCATCAAACGTCCGCTGGAGCAGGTATTCAGTTTCATCGTGGATGACTTCATCAAGAACTACCCGCGCTGGTCACCCGAGGTCAAATCCCTGCGTGCACTCACCAGCGGTCCGCTGCGACCGGGTTGGACGGGGCATCAGGTACGCGTGGACCAGGGTCGGCGGACCGAGGCCGAGTTTCGCGTAGTGGCACTCGAGCCCGGATCACGCGTCTCCTTTCGCGGCATCAAGGATCCTTTCCGCATCGACTATGAGTTCACCCCCCGGGATGGACACACCGAACTGACCTTTACCTTTGAACTGGCCAAGCTGGGTTTCGCCATGCGGCCTTTCGAAAAGCTCATCCGCATTGCCGTGCAGGAAGGTACCGACAGGACGGCGCGGAACATCAAGGGTCTGGCCGAGACCGAGCTGGAACCACTCAGCCCGACCCCACCCCCAGGCTGA
- a CDS encoding PAS domain-containing protein: MQFTAEKDPGLIPSVLAQILDTCVNGVTLSDPDQPDNPIVYANSVFEQLTGYSQEEILGRNCRFLQGDEHDQPGLDEIRKALAEHRQVEVTLRNYRKDGALFHNRLNIRPLFDSEGNLIYYLGVQYDVTDLVEAQAEVARLEGLLKKDAGKA, from the coding sequence ATGCAGTTCACCGCTGAAAAAGACCCGGGTCTGATCCCTTCCGTGCTGGCCCAGATCCTGGACACCTGCGTCAACGGCGTCACCCTGTCGGACCCGGATCAACCGGACAACCCCATCGTCTATGCCAACTCGGTCTTTGAGCAGCTCACCGGTTACAGCCAGGAGGAGATCCTGGGCCGCAACTGCCGTTTCCTGCAGGGCGATGAACATGATCAGCCGGGCCTCGACGAGATCCGCAAGGCCCTGGCGGAGCATCGGCAGGTGGAAGTCACCCTGCGCAACTACCGCAAGGATGGCGCCCTGTTCCACAATCGCCTGAACATCCGACCGTTGTTCGACTCCGAGGGGAACCTCATCTATTACCTGGGGGTGCAATACGACGTCACCGACCTGGTGGAGGCCCAGGCGGAAGTCGCCCGCCTGGAGGGCCTGTTGAAGAAGGACGCCGGCAAGGCCTGA